In Liquorilactobacillus hordei DSM 19519, the following proteins share a genomic window:
- a CDS encoding lipoate--protein ligase: MQYVAMKTFDIRRNLATEQYLMNSDKLELPVVLFYIEDRCVIVGRNQNTIEEVDQNYCRENGVTVTRRLSGGGAMYQDLGNLCFSFIVDAKNQEFGDFKKMVSPIVKALHEMGVTGAEVTGRNDIVVDGKKFSGNAMYTRGGKTFSHGTLMLDVDTSEVAKTLTVPLDKIQSKGIKSVRSRVTNLRPYLLPEYQNITTEEFRDLLITKVLGVDSIEQAKENEYLLTAEDESKVDEIEAQYYSNWDWVYGKSPKFTVKKRKHFTSGTIDARILVEKGKIENIKFYGDFFGTNNVSELETKLTGSVFDRPQLEAKLHDSNLSQYFQGIPEKEIIDLLAG, translated from the coding sequence ATGCAATATGTAGCGATGAAGACATTCGATATTCGAAGGAACCTAGCAACTGAGCAGTACTTAATGAACAGTGATAAATTAGAATTACCAGTTGTGTTATTTTATATTGAGGATCGTTGTGTGATTGTTGGACGCAATCAAAATACTATTGAAGAAGTTGATCAGAATTATTGCAGAGAAAACGGAGTGACAGTTACCAGAAGGCTCTCTGGTGGAGGTGCCATGTATCAAGATCTGGGGAATTTATGCTTTAGTTTTATCGTTGATGCTAAGAACCAAGAGTTTGGTGATTTTAAAAAAATGGTTTCCCCAATAGTTAAGGCCCTACACGAAATGGGTGTGACAGGAGCAGAAGTAACTGGACGTAATGATATTGTTGTTGATGGAAAGAAATTCTCGGGAAATGCAATGTATACTAGAGGCGGAAAAACATTTTCACATGGAACGCTGATGCTAGATGTAGATACTTCAGAGGTTGCCAAGACATTGACAGTACCTTTAGACAAAATTCAATCTAAAGGAATAAAATCTGTACGTAGTCGAGTTACAAATTTACGTCCCTATCTTTTGCCAGAATACCAAAATATTACGACTGAAGAATTTCGTGATTTGTTGATCACTAAAGTTTTAGGAGTAGATAGTATTGAGCAGGCAAAGGAAAATGAATATCTCTTAACAGCTGAAGATGAAAGCAAAGTTGATGAAATAGAGGCACAATATTACAGTAACTGGGACTGGGTATATGGTAAATCACCTAAGTTTACTGTAAAGAAACGTAAACACTTTACAAGTGGGACAATTGACGCACGTATTCTTGTCGAAAAAGGAAAAATTGAAAACATAAAATTCTATGGTGACTTTTTCGGAACAAATAATGTGAGTGAGCTCGAAACAAAGCTTACAGGTAGTGTTTTTGATAGACCACAATTAGAAGCAAAACTTCATGATAGTAACTTAAGTCAATATTTTCAAGGTATTCCTGAAAAAGAAATAATTGATTTATTGGCTGGTTAA
- a CDS encoding SGNH/GDSL hydrolase family protein yields the protein MKWQTAWVHECGDFSALPFKMTELTEIIQMTLNVSGNAVRFELSNLYGEEDLVFNEVSFSADKKFHVKHRIYYDSKTTIIIQKGTTIMTDALDVKILPGQKVFLRLISSRTQKYMDFASTYDTSMTNAAIVRRAGVNPSLRQTFGARRGWFCLSKAEVFSNYQPKIVSLIGDSLIEMGYVSDSLMALLYQKFPNKVVVLNHGVSGQRLLNDAPQGEPLFATFGMKTRKILPKVLQNSPNIVLMFAGLNDLILPVFSQEAKNQLAQAQVLFKEVEYIYKQITSNKSEFMLSTITPFEIGHTKEIHTSVMEQNLLTRINLNKLFQKKYQTELINSAALVEDKTCHLLREYDLGDHIHINKAAGEIIAQNICDKVIAKTGLV from the coding sequence ATGAAGTGGCAGACTGCTTGGGTACATGAATGCGGTGATTTTTCAGCTTTACCTTTTAAAATGACTGAACTAACAGAAATAATTCAAATGACATTGAACGTTAGCGGAAATGCTGTCAGATTTGAGTTATCAAATCTATATGGTGAGGAAGATCTTGTGTTCAATGAAGTGAGTTTTAGTGCGGATAAAAAGTTCCACGTGAAACATAGAATATATTATGATAGTAAGACGACGATTATCATACAAAAGGGCACAACTATAATGACTGATGCGTTAGATGTTAAGATTCTTCCAGGACAAAAAGTTTTTCTAAGGTTAATTAGCAGTCGAACACAGAAATATATGGACTTTGCTAGTACCTATGATACATCAATGACAAATGCTGCAATTGTTAGAAGAGCTGGAGTAAATCCATCTTTACGGCAAACATTTGGCGCAAGGCGAGGCTGGTTTTGTTTAAGCAAAGCAGAAGTGTTTAGTAATTACCAACCAAAAATTGTTTCACTAATTGGAGACTCATTAATTGAAATGGGATATGTCAGCGATAGTCTCATGGCATTGCTATATCAGAAATTTCCAAACAAAGTAGTTGTTTTAAACCATGGAGTTTCTGGACAAAGATTACTCAACGACGCACCTCAAGGTGAACCACTTTTTGCAACCTTTGGGATGAAAACAAGGAAAATTCTACCAAAAGTTTTGCAGAATAGTCCGAACATAGTATTAATGTTTGCTGGACTAAATGATTTAATATTACCTGTTTTCAGTCAAGAAGCAAAAAATCAATTAGCTCAAGCTCAAGTTCTTTTTAAGGAAGTTGAATATATTTATAAACAAATAACAAGCAACAAGAGTGAGTTTATGTTAAGTACAATAACACCATTTGAGATTGGGCACACAAAAGAGATTCATACTTCAGTGATGGAGCAAAATCTTCTCACCAGAATAAACTTAAATAAACTTTTCCAAAAAAAATATCAAACTGAATTAATTAATAGTGCAGCATTAGTTGAGGATAAGACTTGCCATTTGCTTAGAGAATATGATTTGGGAGATCATATTCATATTAATAAGGCAGCCGGTGAAATTATTGCACAGAATATATGTGATAAAGTTATAGCAAAAACTGGATTAGTATAA
- a CDS encoding epoxyqueuosine reductase QueH — translation MIDLHEILDKMNPNQKINYDKILQKMVVTWQKDKVRPSILLHSCCAPCSTYTLEYLTQYADVTVYYANSNIHPRAEYQRREYVQRKFISDFNQKTGNDVQFIAAPYEPQEYFLAVRGLEKEPEGGQRCRACFSYRLDLVAAKAVELGFDYFGSALTISPHKNSQVVNSVGIEVQNFYSTMYLPSDFKKNNGYRRSVEMCQEYDVYRQCYCGCIFAAKAQGIDLAKTRREALAYLKDKDVAEDFMNIKFVYHEEENNPLR, via the coding sequence ATGATTGACTTACACGAAATACTAGATAAAATGAATCCAAACCAAAAAATTAATTACGATAAGATCCTTCAGAAAATGGTAGTTACTTGGCAAAAAGATAAAGTTAGGCCATCAATTTTGTTGCATAGTTGTTGTGCACCATGTAGTACCTATACTTTAGAGTACTTGACACAGTATGCCGATGTAACTGTCTATTATGCAAATTCAAATATTCATCCAAGAGCAGAGTACCAACGAAGAGAGTATGTCCAACGAAAGTTTATTAGCGATTTTAATCAAAAAACGGGGAATGATGTGCAGTTTATTGCAGCACCATATGAACCGCAAGAATATTTTTTGGCAGTTAGAGGTCTTGAAAAAGAGCCTGAGGGTGGACAAAGATGTCGTGCATGTTTTAGCTACAGACTTGATTTGGTTGCCGCAAAGGCGGTGGAATTAGGGTTTGATTATTTTGGAAGTGCATTAACAATTAGTCCACATAAGAATTCACAGGTGGTCAATAGTGTTGGGATAGAAGTCCAAAACTTTTATAGTACGATGTATTTGCCAAGTGATTTTAAAAAGAACAATGGATATCGACGATCTGTAGAAATGTGTCAAGAATACGATGTTTATCGGCAATGTTATTGCGGTTGTATTTTTGCTGCGAAGGCACAGGGAATTGATTTAGCAAAGACGAGAAGAGAAGCTTTGGCATATTTGAAGGATAAAGATGTAGCTGAAGATTTTATGAATATCAAGTTTGTATACCATGAGGAAGAAAATAACCCTTTAAGATGA
- a CDS encoding NAD(P)-dependent oxidoreductase: MKVMLSDFKELMQKDNMVEIKLLKKDHPDWTIVTQPYDEKEPSAFFAELKDVDALITAFLPINKMILDAAPRLKLISISAVGYEKVDLKMAQKRGVRVCAIGEYCTQDVAEFTISLMFALVKRLKQYDRLVVEKHRWEYDAFMAQPRLSRMTLGIFGYGRIGAAVAKMAVALGMRVIAYSHHITAGTIKDNVEFVSEEELLAKSDIISNHMRATTENYHFFNADIFKKMRQKKPYFINVSRGETVDETELLSAIDNGMVRGAALDVLESEPPALVNNPLLQRDNIIISPHAAFYSQDSMAMLQRISCQNVTSFFEGRDEKVFNFVDQY, from the coding sequence ATGAAAGTGATGCTTTCCGACTTTAAAGAATTAATGCAGAAAGATAATATGGTTGAAATAAAATTATTAAAAAAAGACCATCCAGACTGGACAATTGTGACACAACCCTATGACGAGAAAGAACCATCGGCTTTTTTCGCTGAGCTTAAGGATGTCGATGCATTGATTACAGCTTTTTTACCGATTAATAAGATGATACTTGATGCAGCGCCAAGATTAAAATTAATATCGATTAGTGCAGTTGGCTATGAAAAAGTTGATTTGAAAATGGCGCAAAAAAGAGGTGTCAGAGTCTGTGCAATCGGAGAGTACTGTACTCAAGATGTAGCTGAATTTACAATCTCATTAATGTTTGCACTAGTAAAGAGATTGAAACAATATGATAGACTTGTGGTTGAAAAACATCGGTGGGAGTATGATGCATTTATGGCTCAACCCAGACTTTCACGGATGACATTAGGTATTTTTGGTTACGGCCGAATTGGTGCGGCAGTTGCCAAGATGGCAGTTGCGCTAGGTATGCGTGTAATAGCATATAGTCACCATATCACTGCTGGAACAATAAAAGATAATGTAGAATTTGTAAGTGAAGAAGAATTATTAGCGAAATCGGATATTATATCTAATCATATGAGGGCAACAACTGAGAACTACCATTTTTTTAATGCAGATATTTTTAAAAAAATGAGACAAAAAAAGCCTTACTTCATTAACGTTTCAAGAGGTGAAACTGTTGATGAAACAGAGCTTTTGTCAGCCATTGATAATGGGATGGTTCGAGGAGCGGCGCTCGATGTTTTAGAAAGTGAGCCTCCTGCTTTAGTCAATAATCCTTTGTTGCAGCGAGATAACATCATAATTTCTCCACATGCAGCCTTTTATTCTCAAGATTCGATGGCGATGTTGCAGCGAATTTCATGTCAGAATGTAACTTCTTTTTTTGAGGGACGAGATGAAAAAGTTTTTAACTTTGTTGATCAGTATTGA
- a CDS encoding DHA2 family efflux MFS transporter permease subunit, which produces MNINITKETRTIVTILVLLVTFLTLASQTMMITALPVIQTTMHVSLSNVQWLTTGYILIIGIITPLSSNLYDKYSNRQLFLVTTGIFIFGTILGSLATTFLVLLTARILQACAGGILMSFQMTTMVTIYPPEKRGTVLGLSGLVIASGPAIGPTISGVILHFLTWRFLFILVLPLIIIVWLIAFFYFPNYSQKKDVKIDILSVILSLTGATLSLASLTLYKQSYLLAGLALIIGIFLLSTFYKRQLHLPQPVLRVQILRVRSFSLLTLIGMIAFMVLIGTEQIIPIFVENVQGLNSMQAGLILLPGAILNALFAALAGRYYDSHGPKHLLYMGIFLMLLATIPLVLLTKTTPSWLIATAYLTRMIGNSLVFAPAMSEAFKDINPPDISHASALNNTFRQIAASVSTTIMIVIADIPYSFTLGTRLSIWFTVILLLLMAFLVRTYLKNYKINTDQQS; this is translated from the coding sequence ATGAATATAAATATTACAAAAGAAACAAGAACAATTGTTACAATTCTTGTTTTGCTAGTTACATTCCTTACACTAGCCAGCCAAACAATGATGATTACTGCTTTACCTGTTATTCAAACAACAATGCATGTGTCTTTAAGTAATGTTCAGTGGCTGACAACTGGCTACATTCTAATTATTGGAATTATCACACCTCTTTCTTCTAATTTGTATGACAAATACTCAAATAGACAGTTATTTCTAGTAACAACTGGCATTTTTATTTTTGGTACTATTTTAGGCTCTTTAGCAACTACTTTCCTCGTCTTGTTGACTGCCCGTATTCTTCAAGCTTGTGCTGGTGGAATACTGATGTCTTTCCAGATGACAACCATGGTTACAATTTATCCTCCTGAAAAAAGAGGAACTGTTTTAGGATTATCCGGCCTAGTAATTGCTTCAGGTCCAGCAATTGGGCCAACAATTTCAGGTGTTATTTTACACTTTTTAACTTGGCGCTTCCTTTTTATCCTTGTATTACCTCTCATTATTATTGTCTGGTTAATTGCCTTCTTTTATTTTCCTAATTACTCACAAAAAAAAGACGTCAAAATTGACATCTTATCCGTAATTCTTTCTCTTACCGGAGCAACCCTGTCACTAGCAAGCCTAACTTTATATAAGCAAAGTTATCTATTAGCTGGGCTTGCACTTATCATTGGTATTTTTTTATTAAGTACTTTTTACAAACGACAGTTGCACCTTCCTCAACCAGTTCTTAGAGTTCAAATTCTTAGAGTCCGATCATTCAGTCTCTTAACTCTAATTGGCATGATTGCTTTCATGGTTCTAATCGGCACAGAGCAAATTATTCCAATCTTTGTGGAAAACGTCCAAGGCTTAAACAGCATGCAAGCAGGGCTCATTCTGCTACCAGGTGCTATTTTAAATGCACTTTTTGCAGCGCTAGCAGGTCGCTATTATGACAGCCATGGTCCCAAACACTTATTATATATGGGTATTTTTCTAATGCTACTTGCGACTATTCCACTAGTTTTATTAACAAAAACAACACCGTCTTGGTTAATAGCTACTGCTTACCTTACAAGAATGATCGGAAACTCATTGGTTTTTGCACCAGCAATGTCAGAAGCATTCAAAGATATCAATCCACCAGATATTAGCCATGCATCTGCCTTAAACAATACTTTCCGCCAAATTGCTGCTTCTGTATCAACAACAATAATGATTGTAATTGCCGATATTCCCTATTCATTCACGCTTGGAACACGATTATCAATCTGGTTCACTGTAATTTTGTTGCTTTTGATGGCCTTTTTAGTTAGAACTTATTTGAAAAATTATAAAATCAATACTGATCAACAAAGTTAA
- a CDS encoding ACT domain-containing protein → MKAILTTIGKDQVGIIAGVSHFLAEKEINILDVSQTIMDGYFTMMMMVEIKNEDADFTVLSEELEKLGTKLGVEIKIRREEIYHAMHQL, encoded by the coding sequence ATGAAAGCAATTCTGACTACAATTGGTAAGGACCAAGTAGGAATTATCGCGGGTGTTAGCCATTTTTTGGCTGAAAAGGAAATTAACATACTTGATGTTTCTCAGACTATCATGGACGGCTATTTTACAATGATGATGATGGTCGAGATAAAGAATGAAGATGCTGATTTTACTGTTCTTTCAGAAGAACTTGAAAAATTAGGAACAAAATTGGGCGTTGAAATTAAAATTAGACGTGAAGAAATTTATCATGCAATGCATCAGTTATAG
- a CDS encoding PFL family protein: METEKIIETIHMISDENLDVRTITMGISLLDCIDSDSTKACERIYNKIMKKAKNLVKVGKQIEAEYGIPIINKRISVTPISIIAAASADKNYLKYAQTLDRAAKELGVNFIGGFSALVQKGYQTGDLKLIKSLPQVLDETDLVCASVNVGSTRSGINMDAVGEMGKIIKEASERSFMTNTKMVVFCNAVEDNPFMAGAFHGVGEQDTVINVGVSGPGVVKHALENVKGASMDVVAETIKQTAFKVTRMGQLVGTIAAERLGVSFGIVDLSLAPTPAVGDSVAQILEEIGLESVGTHGTTAALALLNDAVKKGGIMACSHVGGLSGAFIPVSEDAGMIAAVNAGALNIEKLEAMTAVCSVGLDMIAIPGDTPADTISAMIADEAAIGMINNKTTAVRILPIQGKKVGEMVEFGGLLGYAPVMGVNKASSSQMIARGGLIPAPIHSFKN, encoded by the coding sequence ATGGAAACCGAGAAGATTATTGAGACAATCCACATGATTTCTGACGAGAACCTTGATGTCCGTACTATTACAATGGGAATTTCTTTACTTGATTGTATTGATAGCGACAGCACAAAAGCCTGTGAGCGCATTTATAATAAGATAATGAAAAAGGCTAAAAATTTAGTCAAAGTTGGTAAACAGATTGAAGCAGAGTATGGCATACCAATTATCAATAAGCGAATCTCTGTAACACCAATCTCAATTATTGCAGCAGCAAGTGCTGATAAGAATTATCTGAAGTATGCACAAACGTTAGATCGTGCGGCCAAAGAGTTAGGTGTCAATTTCATAGGTGGATTCTCTGCACTTGTACAAAAGGGCTATCAGACAGGAGATCTTAAATTAATTAAATCATTACCACAAGTTTTAGACGAGACAGACTTAGTATGTGCCTCAGTTAATGTGGGATCTACACGCAGTGGGATTAATATGGATGCTGTCGGAGAAATGGGTAAGATTATAAAAGAAGCATCAGAACGTTCTTTTATGACAAACACAAAAATGGTTGTCTTTTGCAATGCAGTTGAAGATAATCCGTTTATGGCTGGTGCTTTTCACGGTGTTGGTGAGCAAGATACAGTTATTAATGTTGGTGTTAGTGGACCAGGTGTTGTTAAACATGCACTTGAGAATGTTAAAGGTGCGTCAATGGATGTTGTTGCAGAAACTATTAAGCAGACGGCATTTAAAGTTACGCGAATGGGACAACTAGTTGGAACGATTGCGGCAGAACGTTTAGGAGTTTCCTTTGGGATTGTCGACTTGTCTTTAGCACCGACGCCAGCTGTCGGAGATTCTGTTGCACAAATTCTCGAAGAAATCGGGCTTGAAAGTGTGGGAACTCACGGTACAACAGCGGCTTTAGCCTTGTTAAATGATGCGGTTAAAAAAGGTGGAATTATGGCCTGCAGTCATGTGGGAGGATTATCTGGTGCATTTATACCAGTTTCTGAGGATGCAGGGATGATTGCTGCCGTTAATGCGGGTGCTTTGAATATTGAGAAGCTTGAAGCGATGACTGCTGTTTGTTCTGTCGGATTGGACATGATTGCAATTCCAGGTGACACCCCTGCTGATACAATTTCTGCGATGATTGCTGACGAAGCAGCAATTGGTATGATTAATAACAAAACGACTGCTGTTAGAATTTTACCAATTCAAGGTAAAAAAGTTGGTGAAATGGTAGAATTTGGTGGATTGCTTGGATATGCTCCTGTGATGGGTGTTAATAAGGCTTCTTCATCACAAATGATAGCTAGAGGTGGATTAATTCCAGCACCTATCCATAGTTTTAAGAATTAA
- a CDS encoding DeoR/GlpR family DNA-binding transcription regulator — protein MLAEERQQVILRMLRENGIVKLHDVCEEVKCSESSVRRDLQELEEKGILIRVHGGAKIRQSLQKELDMSGKFSQNTEQKNQIAKMAVSLIQDEDVIYLDAGTSTLAMIQFLKQKKQLTVVTNGIMHATALADQNIRTILVGGELKNTTKAIVGVETVKELQRYRFNKVFLGMNGVHIEYGYTTPDPDEAAVKLAAIKQAAETFVLVDSTKFDQFSFVKVAEVSEAKIITNKLSKLVFDQYNNQTEIQEVSL, from the coding sequence GTGCTTGCAGAAGAACGGCAACAAGTAATTTTGAGAATGCTTCGTGAGAATGGAATTGTAAAGTTACATGATGTTTGTGAAGAAGTTAAATGTTCAGAATCGTCAGTTCGTAGAGATTTACAAGAATTAGAAGAGAAGGGTATTTTAATTCGTGTGCATGGTGGTGCCAAAATACGTCAATCCTTACAAAAGGAATTAGATATGAGCGGCAAATTCTCTCAGAATACTGAACAAAAAAATCAAATTGCGAAGATGGCAGTAAGTCTTATTCAAGACGAGGATGTTATCTACCTTGATGCAGGCACATCTACATTGGCTATGATTCAGTTTCTGAAACAAAAGAAACAATTAACTGTGGTTACAAATGGAATTATGCATGCAACTGCACTTGCTGACCAAAATATTAGAACTATCTTGGTTGGTGGAGAGCTGAAAAATACGACAAAGGCAATTGTTGGTGTAGAAACAGTTAAGGAATTGCAACGTTATCGGTTCAACAAAGTCTTTTTGGGAATGAATGGGGTTCATATCGAATATGGGTATACAACTCCTGACCCTGATGAAGCAGCTGTCAAGCTTGCAGCAATAAAACAAGCTGCAGAGACATTTGTTTTGGTAGATAGCACAAAATTCGACCAATTCTCTTTTGTTAAAGTGGCAGAGGTATCAGAAGCCAAGATAATTACTAACAAGTTATCCAAGCTGGTTTTTGACCAGTATAATAATCAAACAGAAATTCAGGAGGTTTCGTTATGA
- the pfkB gene encoding 1-phosphofructokinase has translation MIYTVTVNPSIDYIVQLKELTLGEVNRMDYDAKLPGGKGINVSRILRELGQDNVALGFLGGFTGNFVEKSLKTKGLKTEFTHIAADTRINVKIKAQAETEINGKGPKISDDEVAAFKKQFDKLTEDDVVILSGSLAPSLSKDFYFELIELISNKGADFVIDTTGESLMRTLKEHPLVVKPNHHELAELFGVELKGIPDIVEYGKKLLDLGAKHVLISMAGDGGLLITPDKVYYSQAPKGTVINSVGAGDSMIGGFVGTFAATKNSLESFRYGLACGSATAFSEDLADRAKIDEILPQIKIEEYKN, from the coding sequence ATGATTTACACAGTTACAGTTAATCCATCAATTGATTATATTGTGCAACTCAAAGAACTGACTTTAGGTGAAGTTAATCGTATGGATTATGATGCAAAACTTCCCGGGGGAAAAGGAATTAATGTTTCACGTATTCTCCGAGAATTAGGACAAGATAATGTTGCTCTTGGTTTTTTAGGTGGATTCACAGGTAATTTTGTTGAAAAATCGTTGAAGACAAAGGGTTTGAAGACGGAATTTACACATATAGCAGCTGATACACGTATAAATGTGAAAATCAAAGCACAGGCTGAAACAGAAATCAATGGTAAAGGTCCTAAGATTTCTGATGATGAAGTTGCAGCTTTCAAAAAACAATTTGATAAGTTAACAGAAGATGATGTAGTTATTTTATCTGGTAGTTTAGCTCCAAGTTTATCAAAGGATTTTTACTTTGAATTAATCGAATTAATCAGCAATAAAGGTGCAGATTTTGTAATAGATACGACTGGTGAAAGTTTAATGAGAACATTGAAGGAACATCCATTAGTTGTTAAACCAAATCATCATGAATTAGCGGAGTTGTTTGGTGTTGAACTAAAGGGAATTCCTGACATTGTTGAATATGGCAAAAAATTATTAGACTTAGGTGCGAAACATGTATTAATTTCAATGGCAGGCGACGGTGGATTGTTGATCACACCTGATAAGGTTTATTATAGTCAAGCGCCAAAAGGAACTGTAATCAATTCAGTTGGGGCTGGAGATTCAATGATTGGTGGATTTGTGGGGACGTTTGCAGCTACAAAGAACTCACTTGAAAGTTTCCGATATGGGTTGGCATGTGGGAGTGCAACTGCTTTTTCAGAAGATTTAGCAGATCGTGCTAAGATCGATGAGATTCTGCCACAAATAAAAATAGAAGAGTATAAAAATTAA
- a CDS encoding fructose-specific PTS transporter subunit EIIC, producing MDIRELLLKDAMIMNLKATTKQEAIDEMVHQYYVTGVINDEELYKKDIVAREAQSTTGIGDGIAMPHAKDKAVQRATVMFAKSEGGVDYASLDGNPVHLFFMIAAPEGANDTHLKALATLSGLLINPDLVASLKKAQTPEEVQQLFADAQAAKEAKEKVEEEKEKAAAKAPVSSNRPYIVAVTACPTGIAHTYMAEEALKKQAEAMGVDIKVETNGSEGVKHLLTADEISRAAGVIVAADKKVEMARFDGKHLVNRPVVDGIKKAEELINKAVEQDAPIFHADADSSQEDEGANGTVGSKIYKDLMNGVSHMLPFVVGGGILMALSFVIEQYLGGAKSTGFIFLNNAGSLAFAFMIPVLAGYIAESIGDRPALMPGFVGGFMATVYSGSFGGVYTANVMTNAKSAGGFLGGIAAGFIAGYLTIFLKHLFSKLPKSLEGMKPMLLYPIVGLFLVAFLMFFIVNPIFAVINTWLTTFLNHMGTGNAVLLGLILGGMMSIDMGGPFNKAAYVFAVGAFTATKNGDLMAAVMAGGMVPPFATAIATAFWPKKFTDDERKAGITNWVLGFSFITEGAIPFATADPLHVIGSSVLGAAIAGGLTQLWHVSVPAPHGGLWVTPLATNAFGYIAAVVIGAIIAGVVLGIWKKEKVNN from the coding sequence ATGGATATTCGTGAATTGTTATTAAAAGATGCAATGATTATGAATTTAAAAGCAACAACGAAACAAGAAGCTATTGATGAAATGGTACATCAATACTATGTTACGGGTGTTATCAATGACGAAGAACTTTACAAGAAGGATATTGTAGCTCGTGAAGCCCAATCTACAACAGGAATTGGTGATGGCATTGCTATGCCACATGCAAAGGATAAGGCAGTTCAAAGAGCAACCGTTATGTTCGCTAAGAGTGAAGGCGGAGTTGATTATGCTTCACTTGATGGTAACCCAGTTCACTTGTTCTTTATGATTGCTGCTCCAGAAGGTGCTAATGATACTCATTTGAAAGCACTTGCTACTCTATCAGGTCTCTTGATAAATCCAGATTTGGTTGCAAGTTTGAAAAAAGCACAAACACCTGAGGAGGTACAACAATTATTTGCAGATGCACAAGCTGCTAAGGAAGCTAAGGAAAAAGTAGAAGAAGAAAAAGAAAAGGCTGCCGCTAAGGCACCGGTTTCATCTAACCGTCCTTATATTGTAGCTGTAACAGCTTGCCCAACTGGGATTGCCCACACATATATGGCTGAAGAAGCATTGAAAAAACAAGCTGAAGCAATGGGTGTTGACATTAAAGTTGAAACAAATGGTTCAGAAGGTGTAAAACATCTTTTAACAGCTGATGAGATTTCTCGTGCCGCAGGTGTTATTGTTGCTGCTGATAAGAAAGTTGAGATGGCACGTTTTGATGGTAAACATTTAGTTAATCGTCCTGTTGTTGATGGAATAAAAAAAGCTGAAGAACTTATTAATAAAGCAGTGGAACAAGATGCTCCGATTTTTCATGCAGATGCAGATTCTAGTCAAGAAGATGAAGGTGCAAATGGAACAGTTGGAAGTAAGATATATAAGGATCTAATGAATGGTGTTTCTCACATGCTGCCTTTTGTTGTAGGTGGTGGTATCTTAATGGCGTTGTCATTCGTTATTGAACAATATCTTGGTGGAGCCAAGTCAACTGGTTTTATTTTCTTGAATAATGCAGGAAGTCTTGCCTTTGCATTTATGATTCCAGTGTTAGCAGGATATATCGCTGAATCCATTGGTGATCGACCAGCATTGATGCCTGGTTTCGTTGGTGGATTTATGGCAACTGTTTATAGCGGTTCATTTGGTGGAGTTTATACTGCTAATGTTATGACAAATGCTAAGAGTGCAGGTGGATTCTTAGGTGGAATCGCTGCTGGTTTTATCGCTGGTTACTTAACGATTTTCCTGAAACATTTATTCTCTAAGTTACCTAAGTCACTTGAAGGTATGAAACCAATGCTTCTTTATCCAATTGTTGGTTTGTTCTTAGTTGCTTTCTTGATGTTCTTTATTGTAAACCCAATTTTTGCAGTTATTAATACATGGTTAACCACATTCTTGAACCACATGGGAACAGGCAATGCTGTATTACTTGGTTTGATTTTAGGTGGTATGATGTCCATTGATATGGGTGGCCCATTCAACAAAGCTGCATATGTTTTCGCTGTTGGTGCATTTACAGCAACTAAAAATGGTGATTTGATGGCCGCTGTAATGGCTGGTGGTATGGTTCCTCCATTTGCAACAGCTATTGCAACAGCATTCTGGCCAAAGAAGTTTACGGATGATGAGCGAAAAGCAGGTATCACTAACTGGGTACTTGGTTTCTCCTTTATAACTGAAGGTGCCATTCCATTCGCAACAGCTGATCCATTACATGTGATTGGTTCAAGTGTACTGGGAGCTGCAATTGCTGGTGGTTTAACACAGCTTTGGCACGTAAGTGTTCCAGCTCCTCATGGTGGTTTATGGGTAACACCATTAGCTACTAATGCTTTTGGTTACATTGCAGCCGTTGTAATTGGTGCAATCATTGCAGGTGTTGTATTAGGAATTTGGAAAAAAGAAAAAGTAAATAATTAG